The following proteins are encoded in a genomic region of Hoeflea phototrophica DFL-43:
- a CDS encoding DUF935 domain-containing protein, whose amino-acid sequence MDYFKGLTDQWGRPIEKRLLTEEIAAPTITGVRSPLTGYPGDGLNPVRLAAILREADTGDPLRYLELAETVEERDLHYAGVLGTRKRSVSQLEITVEAACEDAQHEAQAEAVREWLKRDELADELFDMLDAVGKGYSFTEIIWDTSEGQWRPDRLEWRDPRWFRFDRNDATTPYLIGEHGEELQLPGFKFVRAVMRAKSGLPVRSGLARIVAWAWMFKAFTQRDWAIFTQTYGQPVRIGKYGPGATEKDRDTLYRAVANIAGDCAAIIPESMLIEFVEAKNLGTGHSNYLERSDWLDQQVSKATLGQTATTDAIAGGHAVGREHRQVQEDIERADAKTLSAIINRDLIRPWMMLEHGEAKDCPRVKIGRAEETDIKTAVDAVTSLVPFGLRVGQNQMRDIIGIGAPAEDDDLLAAPVPSTVNEPGEHSDSNTSTPPEPERKEARHAEEPRPARLPLDAIAESAAAEARPAVAQLLTTIREIADQAENLDELRTLLETASGGDLADLEAAMRQAMLLAELAGRAEIEPLPGPD is encoded by the coding sequence ATGGACTATTTCAAGGGACTGACCGACCAGTGGGGCCGGCCGATCGAAAAGCGGCTGCTGACCGAGGAGATCGCAGCACCGACGATCACCGGCGTGCGTTCGCCGCTCACCGGCTATCCCGGCGACGGGCTCAATCCGGTCCGGCTTGCGGCGATCCTGCGCGAGGCCGACACCGGCGATCCACTGCGCTATCTCGAACTGGCCGAAACGGTTGAGGAGCGCGACCTGCACTATGCCGGCGTGCTTGGCACCCGCAAGCGCTCGGTCAGCCAGCTGGAGATCACCGTCGAGGCGGCCTGCGAAGACGCGCAGCACGAAGCGCAAGCCGAGGCGGTGCGCGAATGGCTCAAGCGCGATGAACTGGCCGACGAGCTGTTCGACATGCTCGACGCCGTCGGCAAGGGCTACTCCTTCACCGAGATTATCTGGGACACCTCGGAAGGCCAATGGCGGCCGGACCGGCTGGAATGGCGCGACCCACGCTGGTTCCGGTTTGATCGCAATGACGCCACCACGCCCTATCTGATCGGCGAGCATGGCGAGGAGTTGCAGCTGCCGGGCTTCAAGTTTGTGCGCGCGGTGATGCGGGCCAAATCCGGCCTGCCGGTGCGCTCGGGCCTGGCGCGCATTGTCGCCTGGGCCTGGATGTTCAAGGCGTTTACCCAGCGCGATTGGGCGATCTTCACCCAGACCTATGGCCAGCCGGTCCGGATCGGCAAATACGGCCCCGGCGCCACCGAGAAGGACCGCGATACGCTCTACCGGGCGGTGGCCAACATCGCCGGCGACTGCGCCGCCATCATTCCCGAATCGATGCTGATCGAATTTGTCGAGGCCAAGAATCTCGGCACCGGTCATTCCAACTATCTGGAGCGCTCCGACTGGCTCGACCAGCAGGTCTCCAAAGCCACGCTTGGCCAGACCGCGACCACCGACGCCATCGCCGGCGGCCATGCAGTCGGCCGCGAGCACCGCCAGGTGCAGGAGGACATCGAGCGCGCCGACGCCAAGACGCTGTCGGCGATCATCAACCGGGACCTGATCCGGCCCTGGATGATGCTGGAGCATGGCGAGGCGAAGGATTGCCCGCGGGTGAAGATCGGCCGCGCCGAGGAGACCGACATCAAGACCGCCGTCGACGCGGTGACCTCGCTGGTGCCGTTCGGGCTGCGCGTCGGACAAAACCAGATGCGCGACATCATCGGCATCGGCGCACCGGCCGAGGATGATGATTTGCTGGCGGCTCCGGTTCCTTCAACCGTCAACGAACCAGGCGAACACAGTGACTCAAACACCTCAACGCCGCCTGAGCCGGAACGCAAGGAGGCGCGCCACGCCGAAGAACCCAGGCCGGCGCGATTGCCGCTCGACGCCATCGCCGAGAGCGCAGCGGCTGAGGCCCGGCCAGCGGTGGCGCAGCTGCTGACCACGATCCGCGAGATCGCGGACCAAGCGGAGAACCTGGACGAACTGCGCACCCTGCTGGAAACGGCCAGCGGCGGCGATCTCGCCGATCTGGAAGCGGCGATGCGCCAGGCGATGCTGCTGGCCGAGCTGGCCGGCCGCGCCGAGATCGAGCCTCTACCAGGTCCGGACTGA
- a CDS encoding phage minor head protein, whose amino-acid sequence MVDSVKFNEAINFLRQRLALPDGVWLKLFQEADKAARDRSAGMSEAMVRDILEAVLTALEEGTTVETFRDDFDAIATARGWAGDNTVGWRSALTFRVMTAQAMAAGRWRQIQRLKARRPWLRYITAGDHRVRDAHKAWHGIILSADDPWWQTHFPPNGFNCRCHVQQLSDRDLKRYGLNVTPEAPSRKTVIRFARGVDGVRKPVEVPEGIDPGFAVNLGEMDINSA is encoded by the coding sequence ATGGTGGACAGCGTCAAGTTCAACGAGGCGATCAACTTCCTGCGCCAGCGCCTGGCGCTGCCCGACGGCGTCTGGCTGAAGTTGTTCCAGGAAGCGGACAAGGCGGCGCGTGATCGCTCTGCCGGGATGAGCGAGGCGATGGTGCGCGACATCCTCGAAGCGGTGCTGACCGCGCTTGAAGAGGGTACAACGGTTGAAACTTTCCGCGACGATTTCGACGCGATCGCCACCGCGCGTGGATGGGCGGGAGATAATACCGTCGGCTGGCGTTCGGCGCTGACCTTCCGGGTGATGACGGCGCAGGCGATGGCAGCCGGACGCTGGCGGCAGATCCAGCGGCTGAAAGCGCGCCGCCCCTGGCTTAGATACATCACCGCCGGCGACCACCGCGTCCGCGACGCGCACAAGGCCTGGCACGGGATCATCCTCTCAGCTGATGACCCCTGGTGGCAAACACATTTCCCGCCCAACGGCTTCAACTGCCGTTGCCATGTGCAGCAGTTGTCGGACCGGGATCTTAAGCGCTATGGATTGAACGTTACGCCGGAAGCGCCGTCGCGCAAGACTGTGATCAGGTTTGCACGCGGGGTGGATGGCGTTCGGAAGCCGGTGGAGGTGCCGGAGGGGATTGATCCGGGTTTTGCGGTGAATTTGGGGGAAATGGATATCAATTCTGCTTGA